A part of Thermoflexus sp. genomic DNA contains:
- a CDS encoding DNA translocase FtsK, translated as LVIATQRPSVDVVTGLIKANFPARIAFAVASSVDSRVILDMPGAETLLGRGDMLFLAPDQGQPIRAQGCFVSDEEIRRIVTYWKGIRGLPRPAPGRERQGTLSAPPSARWQREEEPASREPIRVGGPAEEVEEEPDEVLLQRAIEVVRLHRRASISLLQRKLRIGYNRAARLIDLMEARGLIGPPEEGSRWRGLERLDSSPGSPPD; from the coding sequence CTGGTGATCGCCACCCAGCGCCCCAGCGTGGATGTGGTGACCGGATTGATCAAGGCCAACTTCCCGGCCCGCATCGCCTTCGCGGTGGCCTCCTCGGTGGACTCCCGGGTGATCCTGGACATGCCCGGGGCGGAGACCCTGCTGGGGCGCGGGGACATGCTCTTCCTCGCCCCGGATCAGGGCCAGCCCATCCGGGCTCAGGGTTGTTTTGTTTCCGATGAGGAGATCCGGCGCATCGTCACCTACTGGAAAGGCATCCGGGGTCTCCCCCGCCCGGCCCCGGGGCGCGAACGCCAGGGAACGCTCTCCGCGCCTCCTTCCGCTCGATGGCAGCGTGAAGAAGAGCCGGCATCCCGGGAACCGATCCGGGTCGGAGGACCGGCAGAGGAGGTTGAGGAGGAACCCGACGAGGTTCTGTTGCAGCGGGCGATTGAGGTCGTGCGTCTGCACCGACGGGCTTCGATCTCGCTGCTGCAGCGGAAGCTCCGCATCGGCTACAATCGGGCCGCCCGCCTGATCGATCTCATGGAGGCGCGAGGGCTGATCGGCCCCCCCGAAGAGGGGAGCCGGTGGCGAGGCCTGGAAAGGCTGGATTCCTCCCCGGGCTCCCCGCCGGATTGA
- a CDS encoding 30S ribosomal protein S1, translating to MRVTEPGYVPPSEDYWMALMTQGEFAASPAPEAEPEEIWEGLGMGRGHPLPMPSLWDLERGEPDWRRARALLESGQPLTVTVVGYNRGGLIVQAERLPRGFIPASHLLQFPNALNGPSRKSALARYVGQTLQARVIEVDEVGGRFVLSERLAHQDETRIEALLAELRPGEVRRGTVTKVAPFGAFIDLGGFEGLLHISEMSWGRVTDPGTVVQVGQELEVLILDVLPEERRVQLSLKRLKPDPWETVAQRYQVGQVVEGVVTTVTHFGAFVRLEEGVEGLLHVSEIGDSEASHPREIVREGQPIRVRIVSIDPAARRIGLSRRGLG from the coding sequence ATGCGTGTCACAGAGCCCGGCTACGTGCCTCCTTCGGAGGATTACTGGATGGCCCTGATGACGCAGGGCGAGTTCGCGGCTTCCCCGGCGCCGGAGGCCGAGCCCGAGGAGATCTGGGAAGGTCTGGGGATGGGCCGCGGCCATCCGCTCCCCATGCCCAGCCTGTGGGATCTGGAGCGTGGGGAGCCGGACTGGCGACGGGCGCGGGCGTTGCTGGAATCGGGCCAGCCGCTCACCGTCACCGTGGTGGGCTATAACCGGGGCGGGTTGATCGTCCAGGCTGAGCGGTTGCCCAGAGGGTTCATCCCCGCCTCCCATCTCCTCCAGTTCCCGAACGCGCTGAATGGCCCCTCCCGGAAGTCCGCGCTGGCCCGGTATGTGGGTCAGACCCTTCAGGCCCGGGTCATCGAAGTGGATGAGGTGGGGGGTCGCTTTGTTCTCTCCGAGCGTCTGGCCCATCAGGATGAGACGCGCATTGAGGCGCTGCTTGCCGAACTGCGGCCTGGGGAGGTCCGCCGGGGAACGGTAACGAAGGTGGCCCCGTTTGGCGCGTTCATCGATCTGGGCGGCTTCGAGGGATTGCTGCACATCTCGGAGATGTCCTGGGGCCGGGTGACGGACCCCGGCACCGTTGTCCAGGTGGGCCAGGAGCTGGAAGTCCTGATCCTGGACGTCCTTCCGGAAGAGCGTCGGGTGCAGCTCTCCCTCAAGCGGCTGAAACCGGATCCGTGGGAGACGGTGGCCCAGCGCTATCAGGTGGGTCAGGTGGTGGAAGGGGTGGTGACCACGGTGACTCACTTTGGGGCCTTCGTCCGACTGGAGGAGGGGGTGGAAGGGCTATTGCATGTTTCCGAGATCGGAGACTCGGAGGCGAGCCATCCCCGCGAAATCGTGCGCGAGGGGCAGCCGATCCGGGTCCGCATTGTGAGCATCGATCCGGCAGCTCGGCGGATCGGGCTCAGCCGACGCGGACTCGGTTAA